Sequence from the Maribellus comscasis genome:
ATGAGAAGAAAACAATGGCTCCGATAATTATAAGGATTGTAATGAGAGTATCCATAAATAAGTTTTATGAGTTATGAAATTACTTTAACCACGTATATAATAGCTCCGATTATTGTAATTATTGAAGCAATAAGTCCAAGCGTATCTGCGAAACTTGATTTCGAGCTTTTATAGGTCTCATTAGGTCGATGATTCTTTTTTTTAAATTCAGCCCATTCTACTTCTCCTTTTATCCAAAACATTACGCTAATAATCGCAGCTGCAACTAGAAACATCGATATATATTCCAGAGAAGGAGAGTTCTCATTCCTCATATATAGCCAGGGACCAAAAACAAGAATACCTATCATTCCTGTTCGTCGAATTGTAATCTTAGTCCTCTCATCCATTTGGGTTAAAGATAGTTTGGTTACTACCAAATTTAACAAAAATTGAAATGATTAACCTACTATCTTCTGGACTGTTCTTGCAATTTAGATTAGATCTGCATTATTAAAATATTTCATGCCGAGAACCAGGCAATTTGAACAGCTGATTTTCCAGTAGTCATCTATTCAAAATATAAACTTATTTGAGGTTATTCTGAAGATACAGAAAAACCGAATTCTAAAATTTTAGAAAACGATTCTTCTAACTCTCCAGATCCGGAAGAGCTTTTTTAAATGGGTTCAGCGCGCTTTTAGGGGTATGGGTGCAAGTGCGTTTGGGAGTACAACCTTACTGAACAAACATTTCACCATTTCCGGCCAAGAGCCAGTTAAAATTTACATTGAACTTTTCATGAATCCGGTATAACACTTTTTTACTTACTGATTTAATTTTACCTGATTCAATTGCACCGACATAAGCAATCGATACTTGCAGCTCTTCAGCAAATTTGGATTGAGTCAACTGAAGTTGTTTTCTGATTTGAATAAAACGCTCTCTTACATTCATGACGTATAAATTTTGTTACTATCCAAAATTAATTGAGCCCGGGCTGTGATTCAATACCTCATTTATGGTAAAAAATTGAGATAATTTCAGGTATTTCCACAAATCATTTTTTCTAAAAATATTAAAACTCTAAATATCAAACAGATATAGTTGACTGAAAATCTGTCCTTTTTTTTTCGAACCTGATTTTACTATTTCGCAGGGCGAGGCAGGGCGCTCTCGAAACTTCAAATTTTTAATGCGACAACTATGTCTAAAAAGAAAGTTTCGAAGGCAAAAAGACCTGCTACAAGTGAAATTAATGAAACAAAAATTTCAAAAATTAAATTCTGGATTTTCTCATTTGAGAATGTTGAAGTTAATCATAAAACACTTTTGATGTTTTATCTATTTGTTACTTGCATTTCAGTAATCGGTATTGTATTGTTTATAGGCTTTATGTGGAGCCTGGTTCAGTTAAATATGTTTGAAAAAGTAATTGAGCTAGTTAAAACAATAAAGGCATAAAAAAACCTCCCCGGAGGAAGGTTTGATTGACCTGAATTTTTATTTACTATTCTGATGTGGCCTCTCTATTTTTGTGCTCATCAATTCGCATTTCTTGTTTATCTTTCTGGATTTTATCCTTAAAAACAGAAAGTGATTGTAGCGCCGTATTTTTTATGACTTCATTATGACTCCATGGATCTGGACTACAATTTTCAACTAACGAATGAGCATATCTCAAGATGTTGTTTCCTATTTCAGCTTCGTTTTGTATGTCAGTCAGCTCAAACATTAATTTTGACAAACTATCAGCCACTAAAGTGTAAAGTGTGTATGCATAATTACTTGAAACTACAATTTCCAAATCCCCAAGCGCTTGCATACCAGAAAAAATGTTACTTACTGCCATTGCAGCAACATATTCTTCATTAATTCTTTTTTCTACTGTTTTATTCATAATACATTGATTTTATTTAATTTCTAAAGTTTTTAAATCTTCGGCTAATTGATGAAGTAAGAAAACATAGGGCACAGCTGGTGCAATGTCTTTTGCGTCGGTTTCTCCATTAATTACCGCTGCCATCAACTGAGAAACGCATATATTTTGGTCATTTAATGCAATAGCATATTTACTACCGTTTGCTTTCTCAAAAATTCTGTAAAGTCCTCGAAGGTCAATTTTTGAAGGACCTATTTTCATAATATGACCGTCAATCTTAATTTTATGGGGTTGACCGTTTGCCATGATTGTAAATTCAAATGTTTGATTTTCCATATCACTAAGTATTTTATGATTAATATTATATTTCAACTCACTTTTCATAACCCAAAATCATGTCATGCTCTACATTGTAAACAAAAAAACCTCCGTTATACGGTACTTCAACTATCGACCCTTTAACCACGCAATCATCAATGTTTTCACTGTATAAGTCTATGCCAAGGTCATTTAATTTTGATGTAGCTTTATCAATAACCTCACACCCGATTGCATAAGGATTGGAGTCTAAAACGGGATGCCAGTCTAACGAGACATACCTTTTTATTGTTCCGTCTTTGTATTGAATTACATTTTCCATAATGAATCTATTTTGATTAATAATTAGAACTTCTCTTACTCATATCCCGCAAAAACTTCTGTTCATTTGGGGCCAAATTACTACTACCGGCTTTTCTGGCCAGCCTTTCTACAATCTTCCTTTCACCACCCGAAAGACATGATGTATTGATTCTCATTCCTGATACCTGGATTCTCATATCTTTCTATTTTAAGTTGTTTCGTTTAAATGAAATAAGATATTGAAGGTCGATAGAACCGGTACTACATGATGTCGCCTGTTCTAAATCTTCTTTTGATACGATGCATGAAAGTTCATCCTTGCCAGACATTTCAACCGTTAAAGTATTGAAGGTTATCAACTTCATTTTATGATTTCCGTACCTGACTATTCTTGCGTGTGGTAATTCAGCTAAAATTCTCATGCTTGTATTTTTTAATTGTATTGATAACTTTTCTGTATTTCAGCAATGGTTTCCCAACGTACGCAGTCCATTTCTTTCTGTATTTCATCATTAGTTAACCACTGTTTGTTTAAATAGCGTTCGTACGAGTTAAGATATTCCTGCAAACCCATTTCGTTTACCATTCGCTTTTTTGCTTCTCTCATTTTTGCTCCGCTTAGGTTGTTGTTGTCGGGCATTTCTGCTGTAAGTACGTTATTCATTTTGCCTTTTTTATATTAAAACTTAAATATCTTTCATGTTTTTACTCTACAAATTTAAACAACGTTTTAATTATATACAAATATTATTTGAGTTTTTTACAAAAAAGCATGAAAGTTATTTATGTTTTGTATATTTGTGATATAAATAACTCTAATGATATGTTGCGAATAAAGGAAATTTTAAAGGACAAAGGAATTACCGGAAAGCAGTTAGCTAAAATGACAAGTGTAACTCCATCTACGATAACAAATATTGTTCAGGAACGAAACTTCCCAAAACCTGATTTACTTCAAAATATTGCTATTGCTTTGGATGTAGATATCAGGGACCTATTCACCCCCACCAAAGACACTGAAACCGATTTCAATTTTAAATGCCCTAATTGTGGCACTCAATTAACTGTTACCAGTAAGAAATGAAAATTGAAGATTTGCAAGGCGAACGGATGTTTATAGTCAGGGAAGCTGATTTAAAAGCCTTAATTCAGGGATATAACGCTATGAATGATAGGCTGGAAAGGATTGAATCAAAACTCAACCCTAAAGATGAAAAGCCCGTAAACGGCGCCGAGCTACTTTACACCAAGTACATTATGGCCGATTTAAAACGCTCTCGCAAAACCATCGACAGATTAATGAAGGATGAATTTAATCCGCTCCCAATGGTTTTGATAACTCCGCGGAGGCTGGCTATACGAAGAGACAAATACGAAGCATGGAAGCGTCGACAAGGATTATGAAAAACAATCCAGAAAATACACTCGATGATCGTCACGAGGGTTTAAACCTGTACAAAAGCAGTTGCCCAAAATGCAAATATTATACCTGGGGAAAATACTCATGTGAAGCGTTCCCAACTGGAATACCGGATTTAATTCTTTCAGGAGAAGATTTACATTATAAACCACTAGATGGTCAAAAAAACAGCCTTGTTTTCAATCCAAACTGAATCAATTCCTAATCGGATAATTAAAAAATTTATCTCTAAAGTGATTCACAGAGGCCATCTATAACTTAATATTCTTTCCTTTGGATAAGCTTTTATTTTTATTGTATTATCATGATTGCCACCTAACAGAAAAACATTTTCACTATCTTCCCCTGTATATAACCCAGCTTGTCCTTTCCATGAGCTTACGTCTTCAGCCCAAAGAACAACAACACATCCGATTCGAGGCTCTTCTAATTCCATTCCCCAATCTAACCAAGAGCGATTATTTGCCTTTCCACTACCATTTATTCCAACATGATAAAAACACCAATTTAAGAAAGTTGAATTCCATGGAATTTCATCGTTAGTAATTCCTTTAATATTTGACTCTTTTGCATATTTCAATATTTCTGGATTGTCTTCCTTGCCAGGTATTTCAACTATATTTTTTTGCATTTCATCTTCTGCAGCAATAAACCAACTGGGTTTAGAATATTCCAGTGAAGACCTCGGAGTTGTTTCTATTCTTTGAAGTTGAGCAGACTTTTTTACAATTTCACTTTGCTTTCCATTAATCATCCCGGTTAATTCGGTTATGCGATATTTCAATTCTTCATCGTCAGGATTGTTTAATAGCGAAAATTTAGCTTCTGATAATTGTTTGTACAATAAATCTCTGCCAGTTTCAATAGAATCAATATCATTATATAATAAATACTTTGTATTAACCAATGCCTCAATTGATTCTTTATAAACTATCCACCTGTTACGAGATTCATTTGAATATGACATCTTTGCAAAATATTCGGCAATATCTCTTCTTACCTCGAGATCTTTGTCTATTGCGTAGTTAACAAACTGAGAAAGGTGTTCATTTTCTTGCCTTACTCTTTCAAATTCAATCTTGCTATTTTGAATTGAATGATTTAGTATTAGTGAAACAATTCCAATGGCTACTGTTCCTACCCAAAACCGTTCTCTATTCCTTTTGATTTTCAGCTTCTCTAAATCAAATTCTTCCTGAGTCATAATATTTACAATTGAAGTCTGATATAGTTAGTTTGCTTCCAGCTAACACTATATAAGTAAACAAGTTACAACAATACAATAATAAACACAATAATTTTTATCATTGGAGAGCAAAAAAACCGCCCAGGTGTTAACCCGGGCGGATGTCATGAGTCAAAAAGAGACATATAAATATGAAAAGTAAAAAGAATATTGTTATAATACGGCCTTTCTAATCTGTTCAGCGGTTTCCTTTGTGTGTTTTCTTATTTCATGTAACTCCGCTGTATTGTCCCTGATATCTTCCAGAACTTCCAGCGAATCTTCAGCAATACTTAGCTGCCGGAGCATGGTGTCATCCATATTACCGAGGTCTATTCTCATGCCTGTAAGCTGGCCATATAAAAGAGATACGCTTTCTTCTGTGGCTGTAATTGCCGAACCGCTCTGAGATTCATAACCCGAGCCTGCACCTGTTAAGTCTAACCCGCTGGCTTCCTCAGCAATATCAAGTAAATTCTTTCCTGTTTCAAGTATCCCGGCAAATTTTGATCTCAGTAGCTCAATTTCAGTCTCGGTTAATCCGTCGGAATCATTCATATAATTATAAAGCTCCTCGTTCCATTGTTGCAAAAGGGGAGTTAGTGATGATATTTTTAATGAATTAAGAACAGCGTCTCTCATCATATCTTCAAAGTCTGATGCAAACGCCTCCATTCCTGTTTTGCCTTCTTTAAATCCCTGTATAATTGAATCAGCCAGAGACTCGCCTGTAAGTAAGGTTAAGTCAGAATATAACGTATCCAGCCCTTTTTGAGCCTCTATAGCTTCATTAATAACCTCTCTCGCATCATCCGAAAGAACTATTTCACCATTTCCCCATGCCTCAATAAACTTATCAATATCCCATCCTGTAGTTTCAGAAACATAATTTCTCATATCGAGATATTCGCTCCAATTGATTGGCCTGTTACCTTTAAAGAATGGAAAGTTTTCCTGATGCTGTTTCCACCCTTCCTGAAGAGTTTTATACTCATCACGGGTGTATATATTCATCCGGTTTAACTCTTTATTAACGTCCTCAATTTTTTGTTTATAATCAGCTGCCTGTTTACCGGCTAATGCAAACCAGTTTTCACCCGAAATTGAAGCCAATAGCGATGCCTGAATTTCAAGGCTCCGGTTAATTGCGTCCAAAGAGTTTTTTAATTCATCAGTGTTATCATTTTTTGCAAGCAACCCAATTACATTTCCAATTGCTCCCAAACCGGATGCAATGGCCCCCGGAATATTCCCTACTGACAAATTTGTAAAAGCACTGGAAGCGTTAAAAGCTAAATCGGCCATTTTCCCGATGGCTGACCCAAGTTCCTCATCGAATTCACCTACTGCGAAACTCAAAGCTCCCATTACCTCTGATACATCACTCAAGCCGTTTGAAATTTCTTCGTATAAATCGCGTTGGAGCTCTAAACCGTTTATTTGCCGGTAAAGTATTTCTAACTGCTTTTGCTCCTCAGTGGTGAGTTGTTTCATTGGTTTAAGGGTTTCCTTAACTTCCTTTTCACCGGAAATAACAGGAGCTCCTTTGGTTTTTATTTGAAGGTTTTCATAGTATTTCCCGGCCATTTCTTCTATTCCCCTGATTTCCTCTAATAGCCGTAACCTTTCTTCAAGATTGGCTTTTCTGGCCTCATCTGAAGGGAATTCTGTTACATTGGTTAACTCTGCCAAAGCAACTTCACGGGCATGAATCTGGCGAAGAATGTTTAAATAGTTTTCTTCATCTTCATTTCTTGCAGCCCTGGCAGATGCTTCTTTCTGACTTCCACCAACACCGCCCCCTGTTTCATCAATATTCAATTCTGATAAAATATCACGGTAACGTTTTACCCACTGGTTAATTTCATTTGTGTCCTGACTTAATCCAATCCTTTCATTTACAGCCTTCATGAAATCATCTTTAAACTCTCCAAACTTCAAAGAACCGGGGTCATATCTTTGAATCCAATTATCATATATAGAGCGCCATACATTGTACGGATTTTCTTTCATAGCCCTGTCAATCCCTTTTTGTAAATCTTCAACAAAGAAACCAGCCGTTGACATTCCCCTTGTGTCGGAAACGTATTTTACCATATCCTCCAAAAGATTTCTTTCTTTGGATTGGTATTCACCCATCTTTTGATAAATCTCCTGGTCAGCCGTCTTTACTGCAACATCAGCCATCATTGCGCGTGTAGCATTTGTTTGGGCAATGGCAATGTCTTCTAAGGTTGATTTTTCAGTTAACAGGTTTTCAAGATATTTGCCGTACTTTTCATTTATGGTCTGGATTGCTTTTGCTCTTCTGTCGGTTCCGTCGGCTGCATCATTTAGAACACCAAACAGTGTACTCATTTCTGTTTGTGCCTTGTACAAATCAGTAACAACCTTTTGAATACCGTCTTTATCCTGGAATATCTTGTTAATTATCTTAGCGATTGAGTTGCTTTTTTCGACAAGCTTGTCGCCATATCCGGAGAACGATGCAATAATATTATTCCAAACCATTTTCCATTGATTGGCCTCAGCTTCCGACGTTATACCGAATGCTTTATCAGTGGCGCCTTTTGCTTCTTTTCCAAGTGAGTTTAAATCTTCCGCTGCTCCTTTTGCATTTTTACCAGTGGTTGCAAGTACAGCGTTTACACCTTCAACCCTGCCTATTAATTCTTTCAGTTTGTTCTGTGAACCTCCGGCCATATCACGTACAGCTTGTAAACCTTCCTGAAAGGTCATTGTATCTGCCCAACCATCACCAAGAGCATCGTTCATACCAATAATGGCACTCCTTATTTGTGTAAATGCTTCACTGGTGGAAGTACCCTGTTTTGTTATGGTTTGGATAGCTGCAAATATCTCATCTGCATCAATATTATTTGCGGCTGCCAATGGCGCAACCTGTGCAATATTAGCAGCCAATTCTCCAAAGGTAGTTTTACCCCTCTCTACAGTTTTAAACATGATATCGGCCACCTCAGTAGCTTTCTCGGCTTCCAATCCCCATGCGTTGATAATGGTTGTCAATCCATCTGCCGCCGTTGCTGTTGTCGATAACCCTGCCGTTGCTGCTTTACTGGCTACATTAAGAATATCTAACCCTTTGGCGCCGTCATACCCGGCACTTACAATCTGGTAGAATGCTTTTGAAAGTTCGACACCTCCATCGGGACCACCTTTTGAAATATTTAGGATAGCATCCGATATCCCTTTTAAATTGTCCTGTGTAGCTGTGGAAATGGTCTGAACTTCTTTCATGGCCATTTCATAGTCTTTTGAAAAATCGTATGCTTCTTTACTCATTTTCGCAAATATTGCGCCGGCGGCCAGTGGCGCCCATACATCAACCCGCTTAACAGAATTTGCCAAATTCCCGATTATTCCCTCCGCTTCTAACGATTTGCGTCTTAATTCATCATTACTCATGGTATTGATGAAATGAAGCCCTTGTATTCCTCCAACTACTGACATTGTAAAATATTTTAGTTCAACAATTATTTTTTAAGCTCGTCCATTATTTCACGAATTAATTTCTTTGTCTGAGGAATTGAGCCGGTAATAACATCTTTACCATTTGCCTCAACATAAACCCCATACTCCATACCTGCCACACCAACCAACACATATCCCATAGGATAATCAGCTATTATTGCTTCAGCTAACCTAACTCCGTATGTTTTACCTTTTGCTGTTTGTTTTTCGGGTTCGAGCCCTTCTATTGCATTAATTATGATACGGCGGTTTTTCGCTACAACGTAGCCAATGGAGGACTGTAAATTTCCGGTGTCATCTTTAAATTCTTTATTTAATCGAGCCCTACGTAGAAACTGTTCCCCTGCGTATTTTAAAAGTTGCTGCGTTTGCCATTCTGCATCTTTCACCTGTTTATCCAATGCCCGGAACATGGCACCCATGTTAGTCACAATCATTTTTCCTTTCATTTCATCGTTTTTGAAAGATTGACCAATAGATTACTCAACTCATTATCCCCTAATTCCAAAGGTTTAACCTGAGAGCAATCGTAAACAGTCCCGGAGGATGTTTTTACTGTAACGGATTCTATTTTCTCTCTGCAAGCAATATCCAGTACAGCTTCAATTTGCCCCAGTTCTTTTTTTGTTTGCTCCCATACTTCTAGCTTTTTTTTCTTTTGCTCCGGGTCTGTTTCAATCCGGTAACTTATTTGGTACCTGAAAAGCAAATTCCGGAGACTTAAACGAATGTGTTTTAATGTTTCATCGTGGAATTGTTCAGGTGTGATATATCGTATTTTTTCCTTCTTTTTTGTCTCGTTTTTCATTGTCCTATGATTAACATTGTGATTAATAGAGTATGTGAAAAAATTTAACTTTCACTATTTCAATTAATTACAAATACCCTTATTTTTAACTATTCCCATATTTTATACATTTTGCCAATTTTCGTTACTGTTTACTGTCTTTTTGTCCCTGACCATTCATAACGACCATTGTCCGGAATTAAAATAGAAGAACCTTGAAACCTATCCCAAAAATCGGGAGGTAACTCAGCGTTGTAATCCGTACCTATGTACTCTTTACCATCCTTCATAACTATACCTGCAAAACTATCTGGTCCCATATCAAAAGGTTCACCTCCAATCATCTCAACAGTTCCCTCAGCTAACCCTTTTAGTAGACTTATCTTTTCCTCCCTAGACATATCATTTATGATGTCTCTTGTCATAGTTTTCCAATTTTCTAAGTAAAAATTCATCAATCATTTCATCACTCCAGTTATCAATTTCCATTAATAATTTTTGCGGAGCTTCGTAACCCAACATTCTATTTAACCTGTCAATTGCTCCAAGCTTGGAAGCTAATTTGTAGTTAATGCCGTTTGGAGTTACTCTGAATGATTCGACAGCTAAAGCTTGAGTCGGTGTAAGCTCATTAAATGGTTTAAGTTTCTGCCCTTCAAAAAAATCTGTAAAATTAGTTTCGAGTATAGATACCAGCTTCATTAAAATTTGATCCTTGCTGATATTAACCTTCTGTTGGGTATCTTTTTGTAGAGCTTGAATCCTTTTTTGGATGTCAACAAAAGTCAACAATCGTTGTCCCTGGCTTTTGGCCGTTCTTTTAGAATAACCTGCCCTAATAGCTGCTTGAGTTGCATTCAAGTCAATGAGATACTCTTGACAGAATCTTTCTCTCTTTGGAGACAATTTTTGTATGTTGTTTTTTTCCTTCATTAAATTAGGTTAAGGCCCCGGTGTGGTTAAAACCGGGAAGCCTTTTGTTACAGCCCGCGTACCACTTTTATCAAACAAACTGGTTATCAAGGTACCGGGCAAGTGGTTTCTTTACTCATCATTGGTAATTTTTACCACATCGCCTGAAAACCGACCAGGTTTACTAAAAGCATCATCACTCATTAATTTTTTATACTCTTCCTCCGAAAGTTCTTTATCCTTCAGATATTCGTCAACTGATTTTCCTGACTCAAAACAGGCAATAGCATCAGCCATTCCGTAACCTTTTGACTCAAGCTTTTTAAGTGCATCAATGATTGTTTTCTCTGCCATGATTATGAATTTATTTGATTAATAGTGCATTTAACTATTCCACATTTGTTAGTTCAAACTTTACTGGTTTTCGAAGCCACAAGAAAAAATTTGGATCCGGATATATTTTTATAAAATCCGCTAACTTATTTTCACATGTGAAAAATTCTTCGAATGCAGGATTAATAGCATCAGATATTGATGTTTCTCCAATTTCATGAAGGATATCCTGAATCTTGTTGTAAGAGGTACAAAAGTTCTGTATGTTATCCCAGAGTAGTTTTTTCTCTTCAGTGTCAATAACGATTGTAAATTCCTCATCAACAGCATCAATAAAGGATTGCCTGAGTTTTACATCTTTGCCACTCATCTGTATATCTTCAACAGTAACTTTCGATTTCCCGATAGCATTTGTTAAGGAAGAATGGACCTTTTGGTATTCGCTTATGTCAATTGATATCGCATCATTTAGAAGGGCTCGACGCAAACGTTCAGATTTCCACTTGAGACCGTCAACATCTTTTTTTGCTTCAACAAGTAGAATCTGTCGTACATGTTCGGAACCATTTTGATAAAATCCTTTTAGATGTTGGGTGCTTGGCTTAATTCCATCAAGTTCAAGTAACTTATTTAAGTCTTTGACATGAGGAATAACACGTGAGGCAAGCTCAATGGTTGCCCTAATTTCAGTTTCATTTTTATGAATAACTTTTGCTTCCATAATTTATTTCTCCTTTGACCATTGGTTAAGATCGTTTTTAAATGTTGTAAGATTTTCAACCTCGTTTCGATGTTTGGAGGAAGAAATTTGATTAAACTCCTCTTCTATTTCTTGGACAACCTGGTTAATGTCAGAATCATCATTAATTTGACGGCTGTTTAACAAGCTGGTAGGAATACCTTTTTTCTCTAGGCGTTTCCCGATCTCTACAATTTTTACATTTGTCATTATTAAAAATTATTTAGTTCAATATTAAATCCTTCATCGTTGAGCATTTCATACATTTCATTTATCGTAAACCAAGTATCAAAGAGCATTTCCAAATAATATCTTGTAATTTCGAAATCATTTTCTCTTAAGTCAGGCTTAAATGTCCGAGATAGCCTTATTCCACAATCAATTAGCAAATATCTTTTTAGCCGTTCTTTTACGAGGTCGCGTCTCAAGTCACACACATAACAACAGTATTTTAAAACTGCATGTGAATCAAAACCTATTAGCTCGTAGAATCTTTGGGAAGCTTCTTTGGACATCAAACCATTGAGACCTACCGCATAAAAAACGTCATCGCAGTACGGTAGTGTCAAACCATTTTTTCGATGTGTTAATCGTATTCTTGTTCCTGATATTTCAATAAAATCATTCATACTCGTATAGCGTATTTAGAATTTTGGATTGTTCCTCACTATTCATTTTTGATATAATCCGACCGCGTTCTTGCCGGTATTCCCTGCAAGCTCGAAGAACTATTTGGGGATTAAACTTTCCGTAAAATTCGCCGTAAAAACCTTCTCTTATGCGATGAAATAAAAGAGTTAGCTCTGCCATGTTTAGCATGCCAATCTCTTCAACCATATATTTAGCTGTAGGACTAATTTGAACTTGCATTATAGAAAAATCCATATAAATACAAAGATTTGTCAACCACAAGGATAATAAAGCTTCAGGTGTTTTTGTGTTGTAAGTTGCAGCTACCTCACGTAAATTAATCTTCTTCGAAAGTAAAGCGGACTTTTGAGTTTTAAATTCGCGATAGCGTGAGGCGCAAAAATCAAAGTTAAATTGCTCAATGAATTTAACTCCCGAATTACAGAATGTTTTAAGTTCGTTAACCCGCGTCTTGCATTGCTTGCTTGGCAATTTTCCGGGTTTCAAGCTTGGACTGCTCATTATTAGAGCTATGTCCGTTGTTTGTTCTTTTTTTGTTTCCATTTCTTAACTCATATAGCATCGCATCGAACCACAATTGGTCCGTCGATTTCATTTTCATTCTTAATTTCTCGGTCTTTTGCACAATCTTTTGATAGAAATTATTGATTTCTAACAGTTTCCACACTTCCCTGATTTCGTGTTTTGTTTTTCCGTCGTTTTCAATCAACAGTCGTATAGGGTCAACCCAATTTTTATATTTGGCTTTATCTACATGCGTTGTTGAAAGATTGTGTTTGTGTAAATTATTTCTAATTAACTGGTGAAATGACAAAGCAATTTTAAAATATTCGTTCTCTGGAGGACTGAGAGTCGATTCAACGACCTCAGTTAATAATAGTTGTTTTGGTTTAGTTTTAGGT
This genomic interval carries:
- a CDS encoding helix-turn-helix domain-containing protein codes for the protein MNVRERFIQIRKQLQLTQSKFAEELQVSIAYVGAIESGKIKSVSKKVLYRIHEKFNVNFNWLLAGNGEMFVQ
- a CDS encoding helix-turn-helix domain-containing protein; the protein is MLRIKEILKDKGITGKQLAKMTSVTPSTITNIVQERNFPKPDLLQNIAIALDVDIRDLFTPTKDTETDFNFKCPNCGTQLTVTSKK
- a CDS encoding phage tail tape measure protein; the encoded protein is MSVVGGIQGLHFINTMSNDELRRKSLEAEGIIGNLANSVKRVDVWAPLAAGAIFAKMSKEAYDFSKDYEMAMKEVQTISTATQDNLKGISDAILNISKGGPDGGVELSKAFYQIVSAGYDGAKGLDILNVASKAATAGLSTTATAADGLTTIINAWGLEAEKATEVADIMFKTVERGKTTFGELAANIAQVAPLAAANNIDADEIFAAIQTITKQGTSTSEAFTQIRSAIIGMNDALGDGWADTMTFQEGLQAVRDMAGGSQNKLKELIGRVEGVNAVLATTGKNAKGAAEDLNSLGKEAKGATDKAFGITSEAEANQWKMVWNNIIASFSGYGDKLVEKSNSIAKIINKIFQDKDGIQKVVTDLYKAQTEMSTLFGVLNDAADGTDRRAKAIQTINEKYGKYLENLLTEKSTLEDIAIAQTNATRAMMADVAVKTADQEIYQKMGEYQSKERNLLEDMVKYVSDTRGMSTAGFFVEDLQKGIDRAMKENPYNVWRSIYDNWIQRYDPGSLKFGEFKDDFMKAVNERIGLSQDTNEINQWVKRYRDILSELNIDETGGGVGGSQKEASARAARNEDEENYLNILRQIHAREVALAELTNVTEFPSDEARKANLEERLRLLEEIRGIEEMAGKYYENLQIKTKGAPVISGEKEVKETLKPMKQLTTEEQKQLEILYRQINGLELQRDLYEEISNGLSDVSEVMGALSFAVGEFDEELGSAIGKMADLAFNASSAFTNLSVGNIPGAIASGLGAIGNVIGLLAKNDNTDELKNSLDAINRSLEIQASLLASISGENWFALAGKQAADYKQKIEDVNKELNRMNIYTRDEYKTLQEGWKQHQENFPFFKGNRPINWSEYLDMRNYVSETTGWDIDKFIEAWGNGEIVLSDDAREVINEAIEAQKGLDTLYSDLTLLTGESLADSIIQGFKEGKTGMEAFASDFEDMMRDAVLNSLKISSLTPLLQQWNEELYNYMNDSDGLTETEIELLRSKFAGILETGKNLLDIAEEASGLDLTGAGSGYESQSGSAITATEESVSLLYGQLTGMRIDLGNMDDTMLRQLSIAEDSLEVLEDIRDNTAELHEIRKHTKETAEQIRKAVL
- a CDS encoding TIGR02594 family protein — protein: MTQEEFDLEKLKIKRNRERFWVGTVAIGIVSLILNHSIQNSKIEFERVRQENEHLSQFVNYAIDKDLEVRRDIAEYFAKMSYSNESRNRWIVYKESIEALVNTKYLLYNDIDSIETGRDLLYKQLSEAKFSLLNNPDDEELKYRITELTGMINGKQSEIVKKSAQLQRIETTPRSSLEYSKPSWFIAAEDEMQKNIVEIPGKEDNPEILKYAKESNIKGITNDEIPWNSTFLNWCFYHVGINGSGKANNRSWLDWGMELEEPRIGCVVVLWAEDVSSWKGQAGLYTGEDSENVFLLGGNHDNTIKIKAYPKERILSYRWPL
- a CDS encoding terminase small subunit, which encodes MKEKNNIQKLSPKRERFCQEYLIDLNATQAAIRAGYSKRTAKSQGQRLLTFVDIQKRIQALQKDTQQKVNISKDQILMKLVSILETNFTDFFEGQKLKPFNELTPTQALAVESFRVTPNGINYKLASKLGAIDRLNRMLGYEAPQKLLMEIDNWSDEMIDEFLLRKLENYDKRHHK